The following are from one region of the Salvia hispanica cultivar TCC Black 2014 chromosome 1, UniMelb_Shisp_WGS_1.0, whole genome shotgun sequence genome:
- the LOC125196040 gene encoding uncharacterized protein LOC125196040, with protein MVKYYSNSSPLMHGASSRASPTWRRILRARPYAQPHIQWLVGEGKLYFWDDIWIGNNTLRELFLDERGSPRNLVSEFIRNGETWDEPKLQQLQDQAGLPQHIIMMIRNTPIILGGPDVPRWSLSRLGDFSVSSTWDTIRTQRPIVPSLDDIWKARLTSSIYIFVWRLLSNRIPVDTKLQWRKIELASKCLCCPLRPGTESLQHLFIQGSGASRVWREFDGWFEGSSPPLRINDTIPDRLEVWAQRTHQTSKKHLSRSMPYLILWFLWAERNRSRHQETQFKLFNAIWQVQMFVRNSIANGSIKPKHWKDVKLGVCSPNRAEERHPIPRALAVKLNPPDHPWIKLNTNGAFVESTRRAGGGGIVRDHLERLVAAFTTPLDAQSTLEAELLAMHHGMSLAREFAQPIWVESDAPKQSAKPRV; from the coding sequence ATggttaaatattactccaacTCGTCGCCGCTCATGCATGGTGCCTCGAGCCGAGCCAGCCCAACTTGGAGGAGGATTCTAAGAGCTAGACCCTATGCGCAACCGCACATCCAATGGCTGGTTGGGGAAGGAAAACTTTACTTCTGGGATGATATATGGATTGGCAACAATACCTTGAGAGAACTATTCCTTGATGAGAGGGGCAGCCCTAGGAACCTCGTTTCGGAGTTCATTAGGAACGGAGAAACTTGGGACGAGCCCAAACTACAGCAGCTACAAGACCAGGCCGGCCTACCTCAGCATATCATTATGATGATTAGGAATACCCCAATCATTTTGGGGGGGCCGGACGTCCCAAGATGGTCCTTATCCCGTCTTGGCGATTTCTCGGTGTCCTCTACTTGGGATACTATCCGCACACAGAGGCCGATTGTACCTAGCCTTGATGACATTTGGAAGGCCAGACTCACCTCGTccatttacatttttgtttggagACTCCTGTCGAATCGAATTCCAGTTGACACCAAGCTCCAATGGCGCAAGATTGAGCTGGCGTCTAAGTGCCTTTGCTGCCCCCTTAGACCCGGCACGGAGTCCCTCCAGCACCTCTTCATTCAAGGCAGCGGGGCCTCGAGAGTATGGAGAGAGTTCGATGGCTGGTTTGAAGGATCCTCTCCACCGCTACGCATCAATGACACTATCCCGGATAGGCTTGAAGTGTGGGCTCAAAGAACTCATCAAACAAGTAAGAAACACTTGAGTCGATCCATGCCATACCTCATCTTGTGGTTCCTTTGGGCTGAACGAAATAGGAGCCGCCATCAAGAGACACAGTTCAAGCTGTTCAATGCGATTTGGCAAGTTCAAATGTTTGTTCGAAACAGCATCGCCAATGGAAGTATTAAGCCGAAGCATTGGAAGGATGTCAAGCTTGGCGTGTGCAGCCCAAACCGTGCTGAAGAAAGGCACCCCATACCGCGTGCTTTGGCGGTGAAATTGAACCCCCCGGACCACCCGTGGATCAAACTTAACACGAATGGTGCTTTCGTAGAATCAACAAGGAGAGCAGGGGGTGGAGGCATTGTTCGCGACCACTTGGAAAGATTGGTCGCCGCCTTCACCACCCCTTTAGATGCACAATCAACTTTGGAGGCTGAACTCTTAGCCATGCATCATGGAATGTCCTTGGCCAGAGAGTTTGCCCAGCCAATTTGGGTTGAATCGGACGCGCCCAAGCAATCAGCTAAGCCAAGGGTTTAA